Proteins encoded within one genomic window of Argiope bruennichi chromosome 7, qqArgBrue1.1, whole genome shotgun sequence:
- the LOC129976277 gene encoding glutathione S-transferase Mu 1-like, translating into MSKPIVGYWDLRGLTEPIRYLLHYKKVDFVDKRYAFDKDDWKNEKFTLGLDFPNLPYYIEGDIKLTQSNAILRYLARKYDLEGKDDEQKLRVSLVEQQMTDLHYALVLLVYRSDYDEKVKAEFIQNIPNLLKPWEKYIGENKYLTGDSITYVDFMAYDVFDFYRLFHKEALDDFPKIKAFQERMKNLPELQEYMNSSTYQNRRWPIFGPTAKDCGGGDPPEHL; encoded by the coding sequence ATGTCTAAACCTATTGTAGGATATTGGGACCTTCGTGGCTTAACGGAACCCATACGTTACTTGCTTCATTATAAGAAAGTAGATTTTGTCGACAAACGTTATGCTTTCGATAAAGATgattggaaaaatgaaaaatttacgcTTGGCTTAGATTTCCCGAACTTGCCTTATTATATTGAAGGTGATATCAAACTCACTCAAAGCAACGCTATTTTGAGATATTTAGCTAGAAAATATGATTTGGAAGGCAAAGACGACGAGCAAAAGCTACGGGTATCTTTGGTGGAACAGCAAATGACCGACTTGCATTATGCTTTGGTCCTTTTAGTGTACAGAAGTGATTATGATGAAAAAGTCAAAGCCGAATTTATTCAGAACATTCCAAATTTGTTGAAGCCATGGGAGAAGTACATTGGGGAGAATAAATATCTGACTGGAGATAGTATAACTTATGTTGATTTTATGGCTTATGATGTTTTCGATTTCTACAGGTTGTTCCATAAAGAGGCTTTGGATGATTTTCCTAAAATCAAGGCTTTCCAAGAAAGAATGAAGAATTTGCCTGAATTACAAGAATATATGAATTCTTCCACATACCAAAACAGGAGATGGCCCATTTTTGGACCAACAGCTAAAGATTGCGGTGGAGGTGATCCACCTGAGCATCTTTAA